A genomic window from Streptomyces mirabilis includes:
- the argH gene encoding argininosuccinate lyase produces MSSNSGDVRLWGGRFADGPAEALAKLSASVHFDWRLAPYDIAGSRAHARVLHKANLLDDDELTRMLAGLDQLEADVADGSFVGTIADEDVHTALERGLLERLGPDLGGKLRAGRSRNDQVATLFRMCLRDHARTIGGLIADLQDALIGLAEAHPDVAMPGRTHLQHAQPVLFAHHVLAHVQPLSRDAERLRQWDERTAVSPYGSGALAGSSLGLDPESVARDLGFEHGSVANSIDGTASRDFVAEFAFITAMIGVNLSRIAEEVIIWNTKEFSFVTLHDAFSTGSSIMPQKKNPDIAELARGKSGRLIGNLTGLMATLKALPLAYNRDLQEDKEPVFDSIDQLEVLLPAFTGMMATLTVHRERMEELAPAGFSLATDIAEWLVKQGVPFRVAHEVAGECVKVAEADGKELNDLTDEQFAKISAHLTPEVRSVLNVPGALASRDGRGGTAPSAVAVQLAEVKADVAAQHAWATAKKKR; encoded by the coding sequence GTGAGCAGCAACAGCGGTGACGTCCGGCTCTGGGGCGGCCGTTTCGCCGACGGTCCCGCCGAGGCGCTGGCCAAGCTGTCCGCGTCCGTCCACTTCGACTGGCGGCTCGCACCGTACGACATCGCCGGATCGCGTGCCCACGCGCGCGTACTGCACAAGGCGAACCTCCTGGACGACGACGAGCTGACGCGGATGCTCGCGGGCCTCGACCAGCTCGAAGCCGACGTGGCGGACGGCTCCTTCGTGGGCACCATCGCCGACGAGGACGTGCACACGGCCCTGGAACGCGGGCTGCTGGAGCGCCTCGGCCCCGACCTCGGCGGCAAACTGCGCGCGGGTCGCTCCCGGAACGACCAGGTCGCGACGCTCTTCCGCATGTGCCTGCGCGACCACGCCCGTACGATCGGCGGTCTGATCGCCGACCTCCAGGACGCGTTGATCGGCCTCGCGGAGGCGCACCCGGACGTGGCGATGCCCGGCCGTACGCACCTCCAGCACGCCCAGCCGGTGCTCTTCGCCCACCATGTGCTGGCTCACGTCCAGCCCCTGTCCCGGGACGCGGAGCGGCTGCGCCAATGGGACGAGCGGACGGCGGTCTCGCCGTACGGCTCCGGCGCGCTCGCCGGCAGCAGCCTCGGCCTGGACCCGGAGTCGGTGGCGAGGGACCTCGGCTTCGAACACGGCTCCGTCGCGAACTCCATCGACGGCACGGCCTCCCGCGACTTCGTGGCGGAGTTCGCCTTCATCACCGCGATGATCGGCGTGAACCTCTCCCGGATCGCCGAGGAGGTCATCATCTGGAACACGAAGGAGTTCTCCTTCGTCACCCTGCACGACGCCTTCTCCACGGGCTCGTCGATCATGCCGCAGAAGAAGAACCCGGACATCGCCGAGCTGGCGCGCGGCAAGTCGGGCCGTCTGATCGGCAACCTGACGGGCCTGATGGCGACGCTCAAGGCGCTTCCGCTCGCGTACAACCGCGACCTCCAGGAGGACAAGGAGCCGGTCTTCGACTCCATCGACCAGCTCGAGGTCCTGCTCCCGGCCTTCACCGGCATGATGGCCACGCTGACCGTGCACCGCGAGCGCATGGAGGAGCTGGCCCCGGCCGGCTTCTCGCTCGCCACGGACATCGCCGAGTGGCTGGTCAAGCAGGGTGTGCCGTTCCGCGTCGCCCACGAGGTCGCCGGCGAGTGCGTCAAGGTCGCGGAGGCCGACGGCAAGGAGCTGAACGACCTCACCGACGAGCAGTTCGCGAAGATCTCGGCCCATCTCACCCCCGAGGTGCGCTCGGTCCTGAACGTCCCGGGTGCCCTAGCCTCGCGCGACGGCCGCGGCGGTACGGCACCCAGCGCGGTCGCCGTCCAGCTCGCCGAGGTGAAGGCGGACGTGGCGGCCCAGCACGCGTGGGCCACGGCCAAGAAGAAGCGGTGA
- a CDS encoding aldo/keto reductase, whose amino-acid sequence MPFARLATATTPTCHIGLGLAAVGRPGYINLGRDHDLGEDRSVETLRARTHELLDAAYAQGVRYFDAARSYGRSEEFLADWLKSRPDVDDVVIGSKWGYTYTADWTTDAEQHEVKDHTLATYERQRAETAALLGDRLDLYQIHSVTPDSPALTDKELHAKLAEAAAQGLSIGFSTSGPAQADAIRAALAVTVDGEPLFRTVQSTYNVLETSAAPALAEAHDAGLTVIVKEGMANGRLAAEHAPDAVRAIAEETGLGADAVALALILRQPWAGVVLSGAATSAQLASNLHAAVVDLDEDQLTRLAALAEDPDVYWERRGQLPWH is encoded by the coding sequence ATGCCCTTCGCCCGTCTCGCCACCGCCACGACGCCCACCTGCCACATCGGCCTGGGTCTCGCCGCCGTCGGCCGCCCGGGTTACATCAACCTCGGCCGGGACCATGACCTCGGAGAGGATCGCAGCGTCGAAACGCTGCGCGCCCGCACCCACGAACTCCTGGACGCCGCCTACGCGCAGGGCGTGCGCTACTTCGACGCGGCCCGCTCCTACGGCCGTTCGGAGGAGTTCCTCGCCGACTGGCTGAAGAGCCGGCCGGACGTCGACGACGTGGTCATCGGGAGCAAGTGGGGCTACACCTACACCGCGGACTGGACCACGGACGCCGAGCAGCACGAGGTCAAGGACCACACCCTCGCCACGTACGAGCGACAGCGCGCCGAGACCGCCGCACTGCTCGGTGACCGGCTCGACCTCTACCAGATCCACTCGGTGACCCCGGACAGCCCGGCCCTCACCGACAAGGAACTCCACGCGAAACTCGCCGAGGCGGCCGCCCAGGGCCTTTCGATCGGCTTCTCCACGAGCGGGCCCGCCCAGGCCGACGCCATCCGCGCCGCGCTCGCCGTGACGGTCGACGGCGAGCCCCTCTTCCGTACCGTCCAGTCCACGTACAACGTCCTGGAGACCTCGGCGGCTCCCGCCCTCGCCGAGGCGCACGACGCCGGGCTCACGGTGATCGTCAAGGAGGGCATGGCCAACGGCCGCCTGGCCGCCGAGCACGCGCCGGACGCGGTGCGGGCGATCGCCGAGGAGACCGGCCTCGGCGCCGACGCCGTCGCCCTCGCGCTGATCCTGCGGCAGCCCTGGGCCGGAGTCGTCCTCTCGGGCGCGGCCACCTCCGCCCAGCTCGCCTCGAACCTGCACGCGGCGGTCGTCGATCTGGACGAGGACCAGCTGACCCGCCTCGCGGCGCTCGCGGAGGACCCGGACGTGTACTGGGAGCGGCGCGGGCAGCTGCCCTGGCACTGA
- a CDS encoding pyridoxamine 5'-phosphate oxidase family protein → MGKTYERIDGRLRSFIEAQPLFFTATAPLSGDGTVNLSPKGLTGSFVVLDELTVAYLDFAGSNAETIAHLRENGRITLMWCAFQGPPNIVRVHGHGEPVFRDDPRFEELLTHFPGIDPTPHGLRAIIVVTADLVRDTCGYAVPFMSYEADRDLHGKRFAREDDASLSEYFTKKDHVATSLDGLPGLPLPLPPRTV, encoded by the coding sequence ATGGGAAAGACTTATGAGCGCATAGACGGCAGGCTTCGTTCGTTCATCGAGGCGCAGCCCCTCTTCTTCACCGCGACGGCACCCCTGTCCGGGGACGGCACGGTCAACCTCTCCCCCAAGGGGCTCACGGGCTCGTTCGTCGTCCTCGACGAACTCACCGTCGCCTACCTGGACTTCGCCGGAAGCAACGCGGAGACGATCGCCCATCTCCGGGAGAACGGCCGGATCACCCTCATGTGGTGCGCCTTCCAGGGCCCGCCGAACATCGTCCGGGTGCACGGCCACGGCGAGCCCGTCTTCCGCGACGACCCCCGCTTCGAGGAACTGCTCACGCACTTCCCCGGCATCGACCCGACCCCGCACGGTCTGCGCGCGATCATCGTCGTGACCGCCGACCTCGTCCGGGACACCTGCGGCTACGCGGTGCCCTTCATGTCCTACGAGGCGGACCGCGACCTGCACGGCAAGCGCTTCGCTCGCGAGGACGACGCCTCGTTGAGCGAGTACTTCACCAAGAAGGACCATGTGGCGACGAGCCTGGACGGACTGCCCGGGCTGCCGCTCCCACTGCCTCCCCGTACGGTCTGA
- a CDS encoding L,D-transpeptidase family protein — MRLAAAALASASLLALIPSDPPALPEQMADTGGGSQLITAQAPREGSTSGTLTWWDRRDGHWVKAGSAAARFGAKGLAEGGSRKQGSNTTPTGLYDLPFAFGIKAAPAGTAVPYRRVREESWWCQDNDSRSYNRWTEPRPADCRASESEHLIAYETQYAYALVVGFNYERPVRGRGAGIFLHVDGSGATAGCVSVSEEAMRRVLAWVDPARGPRIAIGTVSGGTALTRY, encoded by the coding sequence ATGCGCCTCGCAGCCGCCGCCCTCGCGTCCGCGTCCCTGCTCGCCCTGATCCCGAGTGATCCGCCCGCCCTCCCCGAGCAGATGGCGGACACCGGTGGCGGCAGCCAGCTGATCACGGCTCAGGCGCCCCGCGAGGGCTCGACGTCGGGCACGCTCACCTGGTGGGACCGGCGGGACGGGCACTGGGTGAAGGCCGGTTCGGCGGCGGCGCGCTTCGGGGCGAAGGGGCTGGCGGAGGGGGGCTCACGCAAGCAGGGATCGAACACGACGCCCACGGGGCTGTACGACCTTCCGTTCGCCTTCGGGATCAAGGCGGCACCGGCCGGTACCGCGGTTCCCTATCGGCGGGTGCGGGAGGAGTCCTGGTGGTGCCAGGACAACGACTCCCGTTCCTACAACCGGTGGACCGAGCCGCGGCCGGCCGACTGCCGCGCGTCCGAGTCCGAGCATCTGATCGCGTACGAGACGCAGTACGCCTACGCGCTGGTCGTGGGGTTCAACTACGAGCGGCCCGTACGGGGGCGCGGGGCGGGAATCTTCCTGCACGTCGACGGGTCCGGGGCGACGGCTGGTTGTGTGTCGGTGTCGGAGGAGGCGATGCGGCGGGTTCTGGCGTGGGTCGATCCGGCGCGGGGGCCGCGTATCGCGATCGGGACGGTGAGTGGGGGGACTGCGCTCACCCGTTACTAG
- a CDS encoding HAMP domain-containing sensor histidine kinase codes for MSRHWWPRVRAGVRRLLLPRTMRARLTAGLLVLLAVSCAAVGVAAVYELNGFLTGRLDQQLHDVGVRFPASLEHGTVRPPDHDGDENGDTRRQSSGTFGARLVGRDVTNAAVVPSGQNITDLNVSLTTSDRQTLAGIPADGRAHTVCLSALGDYRVLAARGLDGDVLVAGLPMEPVRAAVHRLELVAGCVFGLALVAAGVAGALWVRWSLRPLSRVAATATRVSELPLASGEVALPPRAPEPDPRSEVGRLAGAFNRMLGHVEDALTKRHASEERLRSFAADASHELRTPVASVRGHAELALLHPDPVPPKVTRALERIAAESARMGEMVDDLLLLARLDAGRPLERLPVDLTHLVLDSVTDARAAGPDHRWTLELTEEPVTVTGDAHRLQQVLANLLANARWHTPVGTKVTVSLETDADTAVLTVHDDGPGVPEDVQPGVFERFTRADRRRSGGAGGGAGLGLSIVAAVVEAHGGTVELESRPGATTFTVRLGAL; via the coding sequence ATGAGTCGGCACTGGTGGCCACGGGTGCGGGCGGGCGTACGCCGGCTGCTGCTCCCGCGCACGATGCGGGCCCGCCTCACCGCCGGGCTCCTGGTGCTGCTCGCCGTCAGCTGCGCCGCCGTCGGGGTGGCCGCCGTGTACGAACTGAACGGCTTCCTCACCGGCCGCCTCGACCAGCAGCTGCATGACGTGGGGGTGCGGTTCCCCGCGAGCCTGGAGCACGGCACCGTCAGACCGCCGGACCATGACGGCGACGAGAACGGCGACACCCGGCGGCAGAGCAGCGGCACCTTCGGCGCACGGCTGGTCGGCCGGGACGTCACCAACGCGGCCGTCGTGCCCTCCGGCCAGAACATCACCGACTTGAACGTGTCCCTGACCACCTCCGACCGGCAGACCCTGGCCGGCATCCCCGCCGACGGCCGTGCCCACACCGTCTGCCTGTCGGCGCTCGGCGACTACCGCGTGTTGGCGGCGCGTGGACTGGACGGCGACGTCCTGGTCGCCGGGCTGCCGATGGAACCGGTCCGGGCCGCCGTGCACCGCCTGGAACTGGTCGCCGGCTGTGTCTTCGGCCTGGCCCTCGTGGCCGCCGGAGTCGCCGGAGCCCTGTGGGTGCGCTGGTCGCTGCGCCCACTGAGCAGGGTCGCCGCGACCGCGACCCGGGTCAGCGAGCTGCCGCTCGCCAGCGGTGAGGTGGCGCTGCCGCCGCGTGCGCCGGAGCCCGACCCGCGCAGCGAGGTGGGCCGTCTCGCCGGCGCGTTCAACCGGATGCTCGGCCATGTCGAGGACGCCCTGACCAAGCGGCACGCGAGCGAGGAACGGCTGCGCAGCTTCGCGGCCGACGCCAGCCATGAGCTGCGCACGCCGGTCGCCTCGGTCCGCGGCCACGCCGAGCTGGCGCTGCTGCATCCGGACCCGGTGCCTCCCAAGGTCACCCGGGCCCTCGAGCGCATCGCCGCCGAGTCGGCGCGGATGGGCGAGATGGTCGACGATCTGCTCCTGCTCGCCCGCCTCGACGCGGGCCGTCCGTTGGAGCGCCTTCCCGTCGACCTCACCCACCTCGTCCTCGACTCGGTCACCGACGCCCGCGCCGCGGGGCCCGACCACCGCTGGACGCTGGAACTCACGGAGGAACCGGTCACGGTGACGGGCGACGCCCACCGTCTCCAACAGGTGTTGGCCAACCTGTTGGCCAACGCCCGTTGGCACACGCCTGTTGGCACCAAGGTCACGGTGTCCCTGGAGACCGACGCCGACACGGCCGTCCTGACGGTCCACGACGACGGCCCGGGAGTCCCGGAGGACGTCCAGCCCGGCGTCTTCGAACGCTTCACCAGAGCCGACCGCCGCCGCTCCGGTGGAGCGGGCGGTGGCGCGGGCCTCGGGCTGTCCATCGTGGCGGCCGTGGTGGAGGCGCACGGCGGCACGGTCGAGCTGGAGAGCCGTCCGGGGGCGACGACGTTCACCGTCCGGCTGGGCGCCCTGTAA
- a CDS encoding argininosuccinate synthase: MAERVVLAYSGGLDTSVAIGWIAEETGAEVIAVAVDVGQGGEDLDVIRKRALACGAVEAEVADAKDEFAEEYCLPAIKANALYMDRYPLVSALSRPTIVKHLVAAAQQHGATTVAHGCTGKGNDQVRFEAGIVALAPDLKCIAPVRDYAMTRDKAIAFCEQKNLPIATTKKSPYSIDQNVFGRAVETGFLEDIWNAPIEDIYEYTSNPAEVREADEVVISFKEGVPVAIDGRPVTVLQAIQQLNERAGGQGVGRIDMVEDRLVGIKSREVYEAPGAIALITAHQELENVTVERELARYKRQVEQRWGELVYDGQWFSPLKRALDGFIDEANQHVNGDIRMTLHGGRAVVTGRRSETSLYDFDLATYDTGDTFDQAAAKGFIDIYSLSSKIAAKRDLV, encoded by the coding sequence GTGGCCGAGCGCGTCGTACTCGCCTACTCAGGCGGTCTGGACACCTCCGTCGCCATCGGCTGGATCGCCGAGGAGACGGGCGCCGAGGTCATCGCCGTCGCGGTCGACGTCGGTCAGGGCGGCGAGGACCTGGACGTCATCCGCAAGCGCGCCCTCGCCTGCGGTGCCGTCGAGGCCGAGGTCGCGGACGCGAAGGACGAGTTCGCCGAGGAGTACTGCCTCCCGGCGATCAAGGCCAACGCCCTCTACATGGACCGCTATCCGCTGGTGTCGGCCCTCTCCCGGCCGACCATCGTCAAGCACCTCGTCGCCGCCGCCCAGCAGCACGGCGCCACCACGGTCGCCCACGGCTGCACCGGCAAGGGCAACGACCAGGTGCGGTTCGAGGCCGGCATCGTCGCCCTCGCCCCCGACCTCAAGTGCATCGCCCCGGTCCGCGACTACGCGATGACCCGTGACAAGGCGATCGCCTTCTGCGAGCAGAAGAACCTCCCGATCGCCACCACCAAGAAGTCCCCGTACTCCATCGACCAGAACGTCTTCGGGCGCGCGGTCGAGACGGGCTTCCTGGAGGACATCTGGAACGCGCCGATCGAGGACATCTACGAGTACACCTCGAACCCGGCCGAGGTCCGCGAGGCCGACGAGGTCGTCATCTCCTTCAAGGAGGGTGTCCCGGTCGCCATCGACGGCAGGCCCGTCACCGTCCTGCAGGCCATCCAGCAGCTCAACGAGCGCGCCGGCGGCCAGGGCGTCGGCCGGATCGACATGGTCGAGGACCGGCTCGTGGGCATCAAGTCCCGCGAGGTGTACGAGGCTCCGGGCGCGATCGCGCTCATCACGGCCCACCAAGAGCTGGAGAACGTCACCGTCGAGCGTGAACTCGCCCGCTACAAGCGGCAGGTCGAGCAGCGCTGGGGCGAACTGGTCTACGACGGGCAGTGGTTCTCCCCGCTCAAGCGCGCCCTGGACGGCTTCATCGACGAGGCAAACCAGCACGTCAACGGCGACATCCGGATGACCCTGCACGGCGGCCGCGCGGTCGTCACCGGACGGCGCTCCGAGACCTCGCTCTACGACTTCGACCTGGCGACGTACGACACGGGCGACACGTTCGACCAGGCCGCCGCCAAGGGCTTCATCGACATCTACAGCCTGTCGTCGAAGATCGCCGCGAAGCGGGACCTCGTGTAA